Genomic DNA from Pelosinus sp. UFO1:
TTTTTTACTTAGGTATTGGCGGCATTTTAAGAAAGAGAAAGCTCTTAACATGGTAGAGAAAACTCTCATGTCGATGTGGCAAGGCGGAATCTACGATCATTTAGGATATGGTTTTGCTAGATACTCTACAGATCAAAAGTGGTTAGTACCTCATTTTGAAAAGATGTTATATGATAATGCGTTATTATGCGATAGCTATCTTGAGGCGTATCAATGTTCTGGTAATCAAGAATTTGCTAGAATTGTTGAGGAAATCCTGACTTATGTTATGCGAGATATGATGAGCGAGAAGGGCGGATTTTTCTCGGCTGAAGATGCTGACTCTGAAGGGGTGGAAGGCAAGTTCTACGTATTCACTAGAAAAGAAGTAGTGGATATAGTAGGGGAAGAAGCAGGGACTGTTTTTGCCGATTTTTATGAGGTTTCCTCTCAGGGTAACTTTGAGCATGGGACAAGTATTTTACATGTCATTGGAAGAGATTTTGAGGCTTTTGCCAGTTCTGTAAATAAAACGACAACAGAATTGGCAGACTTATTACAGCGAGGGCGGGAAAAAATCTATCAGGTAAGGGAAAAACGTATTCACCCTTATAAAGACGATAAGATTCTTACAGCTTGGAATGCATTAATGATTGCTTCTTTTGCGAAAGCATCTCGGATATTGGAACGAGATAATTATTCGGTGGTAGCAGAAAGGGCAATTGAATTCATCTACGACAATCTTGTACGCGAGGATGGACGTTTACTGGCTCGCTACCGTGACGGAGAAGCTGCTCACTTAGCTTATCTTGATGACTATGCATTTTTGTTGCTGGCACTTCTTGAAACTTATCAAACAACCTATAAGGATGCTTACTTGCAGCGCGCCATTAAGATAGCTGACGATATGAAGGCTTTATTTTGGGACGAAAAAGCAGGCGGATTTTTCTTTTATGGTGTGGATGGAGAAGAACTAATTACAAGACCCAAGGAGATTTATGATGGAGCTATTCCTTCCGGCAATTCTGTCGCGGCTTTGGCTTTGCAAAAATTAGCTGACATTACAGAGAATGAAGATGTAAGTAAAATGGCAGAAAAAATATTGGATCGCTTTGCTGGAGAAGTTAGCCATTATGCAGCAGGTTATACTTATTTTTTGATGGCTGTTGACTATTATTTGGCTGAAAAAATAAAAGTTGTCATTGTAGGTGACAAGGATTTGCCTGATACGAAGGCGATGTTACAGGCAATGAATCACGTATTTTTACCTACAGCAACAGTACGTTTTTATGATATACATTCGCAAAATACTAGTAATTATAAAGGTACTGAGGGGAAAGCTACGGCTTATCTATGTAAAGGCGTTGCATGTCAGCCTCCAATTACAGATGTGGAATTTTTTCGTACGAAAATTAAATCTAATATTTAAGTATTAATAATTGTTATTAAATAATAATTAAAACATATTGATAAGAATAGAAAAATATGCTAAAATTGAGTTAATAAAAATGATAAGTGGTTCTAATGAAAGGGGAATATAAAATGATTGGTAAAAAACTTCAAGATGCAATTAATAATCAAATCCAAGCTGAAATGAGCTCTGCACATCTTTATTTAGCAATGTCTGTAGAAAGTGAAGAGAAGAATCTTAAGGGATTTGCTCATTGGCTTAAGTTACAATACCAAGAAGAAAACGGTCATGCCTTTAAACTGATTGATTATTTATTAGAGCGAGGCGGTAGTGTTAAGCTACAAGCAATTGAAGCTCCAGCAAGTGATTTTGGCACTCCTGTTGAGTTATTTGAAAAGGTATTGGCTCATGAAATACACATTAGTAAATTAATTAACAAGTTATATGAAGTAGCCATAGAAGAAAAAGACTATGCTGCACAAATCTTCTTGCAATGGTTTATAACAGAACAAGTAGAAGAAGAAGCGAATGCTTCTGCAGTATTAGAAAGATTGAAATTTGTTGGCGATAAAGGCGGCTCCCTTCTTTATATTGATAAAGAACTTGGGAAACGCGATTAATAGTATTGAAGAAGAATTCATTCCTGGATGGGATGGATTCTTCTTTTTGATTTTTTTGCTATGGCGACGCTTACTCGTTTTGCTAGGCATGGGAGTAGTTGCCCATTGATTTTAAAGAGCTTAGGATGAAATTAGCAGCCAGTGAAATCATAACTTGATTATTTTACCAGTTATTACTATAATAGTATTGTTAACGTCACCGTGTTATTTGGTTAACAATACTATTATAAAGGAGTGTCTAAGATGTCAGTCCTTTTCATTCATGGTTGGGCAACTAATAAAGCCATTTGGCCGCAAAGTCTTACGGGGGAAGGAAAGCATATTTATGATTGTGCAAACTACCCTAATTATCAACATTTGACAAAAACTTTTTTGGAGATATGCAAGCAGGAAGAGGAAAAAATTACACTGGTGGGATGGTCTTTAGGAGGGATGTTATCGTTGCAATTGGCGGCTGAGTATACCGAGAAAATTGCGCGGCTGATTCTTCTATCCACTACACCGCGCTTTACTTTGTGCCAGAGTTATGAGGGGGGATTACCTGGAAGTGTAGTAAAAAAATTAAGCCGCAAGCTTCCTCGTAATCCATGGGAGACCCAAATGGAGTTTTATCATTTAATGTTTTCTCCAATGGAAAAAGAATGGCAACAAAAATTTATTACTCACATAGCGCCTCATTTTTCTAACATTAATGTTAAGAATTTGCAAGCAGGGCTTTCTTATTTAATGGAACAAGATTTACGGCAGGAGCTGGCGAAAGTTAATATTCCCTGTCTCATTATCCATGGTATGGAAGATAAGATTTGCCCCCCTAACGCTGCTCAATACTTGTTGCAGCATTTGCCACAGGCCGAGCTAAGGTTGCTGCATGGCACAGGGCATGTTCCTTTTATAACGCAAGAAAAGTATGTAAAAGATCTAGTACTGGAGGGGATATCATGATTAACAAAACCCAGGTAAGCTGTCATTTTGGCAGAAGGTCTCAAGCGTATGATGAATATGCAGTTGTACAAAAAAACATGGGATATTCCCTATTGGAATTGGTTAAAGAAGCTGGAGTATTTCAGAATATCTTGGAAATTGGCTGTGGTACAGGATTCTTGACAGGATTGTTAGCACAAATGTATCCGAAGGCAAAAATTACCGCTAGCGATATTTCATCAGAAATGTTAACAGTGGCTAGTAAAAATTTATCCCAATATGAGAATGTAAGTTATGTGTTGGAAGATGGAGAAGATCTAAAGTTGTCTGAGAAGTTTGATTTGATTGTTTCTAATGCTGCGTTTCAGTGGTTTAATGATTATCAACAGGCTTTTACGCAAATGGAGCGTCATTTATTACCTGGAGGGTGTCTTATCTATGCTACCTTTGGTGAACATACTTTTTATGAATTGAATCAGTCCTTTCAAGCTGCCCATAGGTCTTTAGAAATTACAAAGGTGCATCATGGCCCTGAGTTTATTTCTATGCAAAAATTAGCTCATATTACTTCTGGTCTAGGGCTTTCAGTTCACCTTCAGGAAGAAAATATAACAGAAAAATTCAAATGTGTTCGGGAGTTTTTGACGTCAGTAAAAAAAATAGGAGCTAACAATTCTTCTAACGGGAATAATATATTAATTCATCGACAGCTTATGTTATCGATGATGGATTTTTATAAAAATACATTTGAGCAGCTTGGGCAAATACCTGCTACATATCATATTATTTATGGCAGCCACCAAAAAAGCTAGGGTGCTTTTGGAGTCATACTTGTATTATGGTTTGGTAGAAACTTTTTTTGAAATGAATAGCTTTTAAGATAACAGTAGATAATATAGTCAGATCCTCAAAAATCTACTGGAGGTGAATAGTATGGGTAAAGGCGTAATGTCACAAGAATACAAAGATAAATTAGCCCATGATCTTGGCTTCGGTGAGAAAGTGGAAGATGGAAATTGGAGCGATGTCACTACCGGTGAAGTCGGATCTATGGTACGTGAGGCTATAAAACGCGGTGAGCAGGCAATGGTAGAAAAAGCAGAAAAAAATGGTAATAGCCATCAAAATATACAGTAGTCCTTTTAGTCCAGAAGTTTGAAAAACTTCTGGACTATACTTTCTATAGTAAGGGAATGTGTGGTTTCAAGGAGATGTTTTATGAAGTTACTTTTACATCCACTGCCAATACGGATTTTTCATTGGGTATTGTTTAGTTGTGTTATGGTGCTATTATTTACAGGGCTTTATATAAACACAGCTTGGGATATGGTACTACTGCCAATGCGAGTCAATCGAAAACTTCATACCCTTTTTAGTGCCATCTTAATCGTGAATCTAATAGGGCATTTGTATTATTATTTATACACGAGAAAAATCACTGATGTTATATTTACACTTCGTGACTGGGTAAATATACCCAGCTTTCTACGTTATGTTTTCTTTATTAAGCCAGATCATCCTAACTTTGGTCGCTATAACCCGGGACAGAAGGTTTTGTTCTCCTTTTGGTTTTTAACAATAATAATTGCTGCTATTACAGGCATCATCTTATTATTCCCCGAACATTCTCAATGGTTTCAGCGAATGCTAGGTGGGTTAAATATCATTCGAATTTTGCATTTTTACGTAGCAATCTTTTTTGCCATGTCGATTCCTTTACATTTATATCTTGTATTTACGGAAAGTCCAGCCAATTTACAGGCTATGTTTACTGGATATATTAACAAAGATATAAAACCCGAGATAATCAACAAAGAAAAGGAAGATCCAAGTATTTAATGTTAGGTTAGAGAGTCATAGGCGGTTTATGTTCTGGGGCATCTATCGTATGGACGGCGCAGGTAAAGCAAGGGTCAAAGGAGCGGATTACCCGACCAATTTCTATTAGATCTTCTGTATTTGCGACGGGTGTATCTAGCAGGCTTTCTTCGACGGGGCCTCGTTTTCCTTGATTATCGCGAGGGGAAAAGGTCCAAGCGGTTGGTGTAACAATTTGATAATGTACAATTTTACTATCCTTTATTTTAATCCAGTGGCCTAAAGGTCCACGCATTGCATCTGTTAGGCCTGCACCTTCCCCTTGCATTGGCACCGCATATTTTGAAAGAGTGGGGCCACCAGGGACAAGCTGGCTAATCCAATCTTGTGCCATGCGGCATATTTTGAGTGTTTCTTGGGCACGTGTGATGATTCGATCCATAACACCTGTTCCTCGCTGATATTCGCCACTAATCCAAGCCCTGGCTAGTGGTCCTCCTTCAAAGGCATAACCCTCATAGCGAGGAGATTTTATCCAAGAATAAGCCTCTGCTTTATTCCGGTCGGGTACTGTTGTTCCCTCTATAGGATTACGTGTTTCTTGATCATCCTGGTACCAACTGTGCCGTATATCTTCACTAATTTTACTAGTATCCAGAGGCTGTACCTTACCCTTTTCGAAAATAACACCCGACGGAAATTCCCGTTTACCAGTTATCGGTTGGGGAAACATACCGTAGGATATCATATTGCCTTTGGTACTGCCGATAGTATAGTAATCTTTATAATAATCTGCTAAGACTGCCACATCATAGAGATAGACGTTTTCAACCCAGTCTGTTAGTTCCTGTAAAATACCTAGGTACGCACTGATGCGGTCAGCGGATGCTTGCTCAGTGACTCCAGTAACAAGAATTGTTTGCTGCATTGGAATTTTGGCACCAAATATCGCCAGCATTTCATGGGCACGCATCGCCTTGAGCATACCTTCTTTTGTATGAGCCATTAATTCGTCAGTCAGCTTTTGGGGTAAGCGATAGTCACCCTCAAGTCGAGGAGTATAGGGAGGCATGTTTGGACCTTTCAAATAATCATAAATGGCCAGAACGTAAAAGTGACGGATCTGATTTTGTATAATATCTGCTGCAAAAATTAAATTGATGATGTGCTGACCATTTAATGTCGGTGATAATCTAAAGGCCTGCTGCATGGCAAATGTAGCAGCTACAGCATGTGCGCTGGAACAAATTCCGCAGATACGCTGGGTTAGAAGCGCCGCATCACGTGGATCGCGTCCAATCATCATTATTTCAAATCCACGAAACAAAGTAGCCCCAACTGTGGCATCCACTACTTTACCATTTTGAATATCAACGTCCACTCTAAGGGGTTCGTGTACCCTTGTCATAGGGAAAATTACTTTTTTTGTCATACCTTTTCAGTCCTCATTTTTATCTTTGCCTTGAAAGATTTCAGCCAACTTACGTCGCCACCACTTGCGGTGTCGTACAGGATGATTCGCCTCTAACTTTCTTGTTTTAGCAAGTAAGGCGTTTTTTTGTTTTGTTAGCTCTTCTAATTCTTTTTTCGCTTGCTCTAGTGTCTCAGGTTCCGAGACTTCGAGGGGTTTGGTACCATCAACATAATGCTTATGTATTCGTTTTTTGTATATTCCAACCGCAAAATGTGTGGCAACACCGCCTGTACCTAAAGCTACCATCGCTGCGCCGATCTTCTTTACATTTAATGCAGTGAAAGGAGTTTGAATGTCTGGTAAGTGGTTATAAAAAGGCATCATTCCATCTGGAAAATTAGGACTGGCACAGCCGATGCAGGGAGCGCCAGCTTTGACAGGCCAATTAACATAATGATTCCACTGGCGCAAAGGGCAATCGGCATGAGTAACAGGACCTTTACAGCCTACCCGAAACAAACAACCCTCGCCACCAGGAAAATCAGCAAATATTCCATCCTCAAATTGCTGACGTCTTTGGCATAAATCGTGAATCGTTTTGCCAAAGAACATAAGGGGACGATTATAACTATCCAATTCGGGTACGCCATAAAACAAAAGGTGACTAAAAGTTCCCGTCATCCAATCAGGATGAGCAGGACATCCAGGGATATTGATCACTTGCCTATTTACTACTTCCCATACACCTTTCGCGCCAGCAGGGTTAGGATGAGCTGCGGAAGGGCCACCGAAGGCAGCACAATCACCAACAGAAATCACATATTTTGCTTTTGCCGCAATATCCATTATTGCATCAAGACCTGTCACCATGTTGCCATTCCTGAGAAAGACTTCATTATAGCGGCCGTTATCAGCTGTCATTACAGATCCTTCTACGACAAGCCAAAACTTTCCGGCTTCCTTTTCTAACGTTTCTTCTAATGCTTTGGTGGCATCCTCACCATTGGCAACATTTAATAGCCAATGATAGCGAACATCTAGTATTTCTGACAGTAATTGTTCTAAGGTGGGGTTCACGGCATTTTCTAGTGATACAGAATTTCCCGTGCAAGAGCCAAGTTCCAGCCAAATTACAGGTGCCTTGTTGGTTTTACTTTGCGCAATGGCATTATGCATGATAGGAATTAGGTACTCTGTTAGGCTCATTCCCACAGCCGTCGACATACATAAATGAATAAATTCTCGTCTTGAAAGCATAATGAGTCATTCTCCTCAGTGTCACTATACCGTTTAGTTTTTCCAAGATTGTCTAAAATTATGTGAATGTGGGAAAATAACCCATATGTCCTTCAAGAATAGTAATAATAAGGATACGCAATACTACTGTAAGGGTGAGTCGTATGTTAAGAGATTGGTATAAGGCAAAAAAATCACGTGAAATCGGCGCGCAAGGCGATCTGCATAATGAGAGCAGTAACGTGAAAAACTATGACGTTATTGTGGTTGGAGCGGGTCCCGCAGGAGCTAGTGCTGCTTATTTTATGGCAAAAGAAGGACTGGATGTTTTGCTTTTGGAGCGAGGGCCTTTTCCAGGGGCTAAGAGCTGTGGTGGTACTTCACTGATTGCCGAACATACTCACAAATTATTCCCTAACTTCTGGGAAGAATGTCACTGCGAACGTATTGTAATCCAGCAAGCTTATTGGTTTATGACAGAGGATTCGTTACTGTCATCCTCTTTTCAAAGCATGAAACTGGCTGCTGCCCCTTATAATCATTTTACAGTAAAACGTAGAAGTCTTTATCAATGGCTTGTTGATAAGGCTAATGCTGTAGGAGTCTCTGTACATCTTAATCATCATGTTACAGAAGTAATATTTGAAGGTACTCAGGCGATTGGCGTTGAAGTATCATTACCACAAAAATCTAGATTCTTTGCAAATGTTATTATTTTAGCTGACGGGGCCAACTCCTTGGTTGGTGAACGTTCTGGACTTATACCGAGAGTATCATCCCAAAACTTAGCCCTTTATGTAAAAGAAACCATTGCTCTGTCAGCTCGGGTGATTGAAGAGCGGTTTAATTTGTCTCCTGGGTATGGTAGTTTAATTGGGTTGATCGGTTATCCTACGGCTGGTTTTAATGGCACTGGCTCGATACATACATTTAAAGACAGTCTCAATATTAATGTAGGTATGGCAATTTCTGATTTTGCCATATCAGGTATTCGCCCTTATGAGCTGTTGGATCGGATAAAGAACCACCCTTTTATTAAGACCCTATTGATTGGTGGTAAGACAATCGAATATGGAGGATCGGTAATTCCAGAAGGTGGGTATCATGCCATCCCGAAACTAGTTCATCCGGGATTAATCATCATTGGTGATGCCGCATCCCTAGTTAATGGTACCCATGGCATAAATTTGGCAATGTGGTCGGGCTTTTTCGCTTCTCAAGCAGTTTATGAGAGTAAAAAAAGTAGGGATTTTTCAGTAAAAAAGTTATCGTTATATAGTACCTTGTTAGATGAAAGTTTCGTTATGCAGGATCTAAAAGCGAATGCCAAAATTGCCAGCCTACAACGTGACCTTCCTTATTTATTCGATTTATATACCAAGATAGCGAACGACACAGCCTATCATGTGGCAAAAGTATATTCGATGCCAAAAAAAGCGAAACGTAAATTTATCTTTAAGAAAATAACCAGTATCCAGCCAATTTTTAAAATGGCTAGTGATATATGGAAAATACTGAAGGTAGTAAAAGGATGAATAAGATTGATGATCGGCTACAATTTCTTCATTATCAAATCGATGAGGACTGGCAGCATGTTATCGTCATAGACGAGGCAATTTGTCAGACCTGTCATAATAAACAATGCTTAACCTTCTGTCCATCTGGTGTATTTAAAGAAAATAAAGAAAAAGAACAACCGCTACTCATACTGTATAAACAGTGTATCGAGTGTGGCGGTTGCCGTTTGATTTGTGATAATATTGATTTTTCTTACCCCAAGGGTGGTTATGGCGTTCTATTTATGGAAGGGGAGTTATAAAAGGGACTTAGTCATCCGATAAGAAATTAGCTTGTCCTTGTGAAAATGAGCCAATCCTTGCGAGTGATTCCACTCGGTAACCAGCTTGCGTTAATTTTTGGGCTCCAGGTTGGAAGGACTTTTCAATTACAATACCTATCCCGACTACCGTAGCATTCGCTTGCTTAACAATGTTAGCCAAACCTGCAGCAGCTTCGCCGTTAGCTAAAAAATCATCAATAATCAGGACCTTGTCCTCTTTTTGCAAAAATTGCTTTGAGACAATAATGTCATTGCTCTCATTTTTTGTAAAAGAATAAACTTTTGTGGAGTATAAGTTATCATTAACAGTAACAGATTTCTTTTTGCGGGCGAAAACAACGGGTACTTTAAGTACCAGCCCTGCCATAACTGATATTGCGATTCCTGATGACTCAATAGTTAAGATTTTAGTAATTAACTCTCCTTCAAAGCGGCGAGCAAATTCTTCTCCAATTTTCATCATAAGTTCAGGATCAATTTGATGATTTAAAAAGGAATCAACTTTTAGCAAAGAATCATTTAGAATTAAGCCATCGGTCTGAATCCTTTGTTTTAGTAAATCCATATAGCCTCCTTTATTTATGGGAACTGTATAGTAAATAATTAACAAAGCCCTGACAGGGAAATTCGCCTTAAAAGATGAGCGAAAATTCCTCGTCAGGGCTTTTATCCCTTCGATATAGTGTATTAACACTTGCATCACTGGCCACAACCACTATTGAAAATAAGAATTATTGTTTCGATAGTGTGGAACCCTAGATGCATTTTCACCCGTAGACGGCAATTCATGGTTGCCTGTAGAAACTTTTGGGCCATATTCCCAAAAATATACGAGAATGTAGTAACATGTGAATTTATTCTAGCAGTCTCAAATCTCGTTGTCAATGAAGAGTAAGACAAAAAGTTACTTATTTTGCGTTATAAGAATGTCTTATAAAAAAATACCTCATTATTTCCTGGAAATAGTATAAGTTGGTAGTTATTAAAATCATAGGAGTGAGAGCGTATTTCTATCAATCTATATCTTTAGGTAGATGCATTTATTTAAATAATATTTTATATTAGAAGTAATTGATTTGACTATATCAGCAAGTGGCAGGAAAAATAGCACACTTTGTCAAAATCTAGCCCGACTATTTAGATAGAATGAAGGATTACTAGTGCAAATGAAGAAATGATACACTAATAGTCTGTAAGTATTGGTAGTAGGAGGATAGGTGTGTGTCAAAAGTACTGGATATAATCAAGAAAGCACAAAGCACTCATTGTTTAACCAAAGAAGAAATCGTAGAATTACTTAATTGTAATGAGTGTGACCAAGAATTATTTATGGCAGCTGATAGGGTGCGCAGTCAATTCGTGGGAGATCAAGTACACTTGCGTGGTTTAATCGAGTTTTCAAATATCTGTCAACAGAACTGCTGCTATTGTGGACTAAGAAGGGATAATGTTAAGGTTAAGCGATATAAGCTGCTGCCTAACGCTATTATTGAACTTGCTAAAAAAGCAAAAGATTATGATTATAAGACGGTTGTGCTGCAATCGGGTGAGAGTCAATCCTACACTGTAACTGAGATGGAGCATATAATTCGCAGTATAAAGGCATTGGGATTGGCTATTACACTAAGCCTTGGTGAGAAAAGTAAAGAGGAATACCAAAAATACAGAGAAGCCGGTGCTGATCGGTATTTGCTTAGGATCGAAACTACAGATGAAAAGGTTTATGAAAGCTTACATCCAGGTATGAGTCTTACCAATAGAATGCGGTGTTTGGTTGATTTGAAAAATCTTGGGTATGAAGTAGGAACTGGATGTTTGGTAGGACTTCCGAATCAAACGATGGAATCATTGGCTGGGGATATTTTATTCTTTAAATCCTTGGATGCTGATATGATTGGACTAGGTCCCTTTATCCCTAATGAAGATACACCATTAGCGCAAGAGGCAGGTGGCAATTTTACCCTCAGTATTAAAGTGATGGCTATTACTCGATTGTTGTTGCCCGATGCGAATATACCAGCGACTACTGCTATGGAAACTCTAAATAAAAACGGTCGTATGATTGCATTGCAAAGTGGTGCCAATGTAGTTATGCCAAACGTTACAGAAGGTGAGTATCGAGAAATGTATATGCTATACCCTGGTAAAATTTGCATTAATGATACACCGAAACATTGTAGAGGTTGTATTACAGGCAAAATTCAAGGGATTGGTAGACAGGTTTCAACCGAATATGGTTATCGACGAAGGAAAAAATAGACTACATCTTTGCAGGAATATGCAGAAAAATGAAGAAATATGTATAATGGTTTTTGGATTAATTTAGATATTATATATATTATTCATAGGTTATACCTGTGAATAGAATTTTAGGGGGCTGTAATTTTGGAATTATCGACAGTATTAGGTGTTGTAGTTGGTTTCGTGGCTGTTGGTGTTGGGATGGTACTTAAAGGGGCAAATTTGGCGGTGTTAATCAATCCAGCGGCTTTTTTGATTATTCTCGCTGGTACAGCTGCTTGTTTGTTAAATGCCTTTCCTATGGAAATTCTTCAAAAATTTCCGACGCTAATTAAAATGCTATTTAAGAAACCGGAGTTTATGTCAAAGGTTGATATGCTGAAAATGTTTGTGGAATTATCCCAAACAGCGAGACGTGAAGGTATTTTGGCACTTGAAAGCCGTGTAGACGAGGTGCCAGACGTTTTTCTTAAAACTGGTTTGAGTATGGTTATTGACGGTCTTGATCCGGATTTTGTAGGGGACGTATTGGAAGCTGAAATTCAGGGAATGGAAGAGCGCCATCGTGTAGGAGCGTTAATTTTTTCCCAGGCTGGCTCTTATGCTCCAACATTAGGGGTACTTGGTGCGGTAGTTGGTTTGATTGCTGCATTAGGAAATTTAAATGATATCGATGCCCTTGGACATTCTATTGCAGCGGCCTTTGTTGCTACCTTATTAGGGATCTTTACGGGATATGTTATTTGGCATCCATTCTCAAATAAATTAAAAATGATGTCCAAAAAAGAGGTTGAAATAAGGAAGATGATGGTTGAAGGGATATTATCCCTGCAAGCTGGTGATTCACCTACAGCAATTGAAGCAAAACTTACTGTGTTTATTTCCCAAACAGAGAGAAATCAGATGAAGGCCAAAACGGAGGAAGCATAATGTCCAGACGGAAAAAACATCATGATGCTCATCATGAGGAACACATGGATGAATCATGGCTCATTCCTTATGCTGATATATTGACATTGCTGCTTGCACTGTTTATCGTGCTATTTGCATCGGCCCAAGTAGACCAAAAGAAATTTGATCAGATGGCTTATTCTTTTAATGCAGCGTTTAGTGGCAGCCCCTCTGTTTTTGATAACAATCGGGCTATCACGCCAGAAGTTGATGCTTCTAAGCCTAATCAAAGTACGATGGATAGTGCTACAGAACAATCACATCTAAAAGAAACCGTTCAGCTTTTAGAAATTAAAAAACAGATGGACCGTTATATTCAAGATAATAATTTATCTGGTGATCTAAATACTCTGCTAACAGA
This window encodes:
- a CDS encoding ferredoxin family protein — translated: MNKIDDRLQFLHYQIDEDWQHVIVIDEAICQTCHNKQCLTFCPSGVFKENKEKEQPLLILYKQCIECGGCRLICDNIDFSYPKGGYGVLFMEGEL
- a CDS encoding xanthine phosphoribosyltransferase, with translation MDLLKQRIQTDGLILNDSLLKVDSFLNHQIDPELMMKIGEEFARRFEGELITKILTIESSGIAISVMAGLVLKVPVVFARKKKSVTVNDNLYSTKVYSFTKNESNDIIVSKQFLQKEDKVLIIDDFLANGEAAAGLANIVKQANATVVGIGIVIEKSFQPGAQKLTQAGYRVESLARIGSFSQGQANFLSDD
- the hydE gene encoding [FeFe] hydrogenase H-cluster radical SAM maturase HydE: MSKVLDIIKKAQSTHCLTKEEIVELLNCNECDQELFMAADRVRSQFVGDQVHLRGLIEFSNICQQNCCYCGLRRDNVKVKRYKLLPNAIIELAKKAKDYDYKTVVLQSGESQSYTVTEMEHIIRSIKALGLAITLSLGEKSKEEYQKYREAGADRYLLRIETTDEKVYESLHPGMSLTNRMRCLVDLKNLGYEVGTGCLVGLPNQTMESLAGDILFFKSLDADMIGLGPFIPNEDTPLAQEAGGNFTLSIKVMAITRLLLPDANIPATTAMETLNKNGRMIALQSGANVVMPNVTEGEYREMYMLYPGKICINDTPKHCRGCITGKIQGIGRQVSTEYGYRRRKK
- the motA gene encoding flagellar motor stator protein MotA is translated as MELSTVLGVVVGFVAVGVGMVLKGANLAVLINPAAFLIILAGTAACLLNAFPMEILQKFPTLIKMLFKKPEFMSKVDMLKMFVELSQTARREGILALESRVDEVPDVFLKTGLSMVIDGLDPDFVGDVLEAEIQGMEERHRVGALIFSQAGSYAPTLGVLGAVVGLIAALGNLNDIDALGHSIAAAFVATLLGIFTGYVIWHPFSNKLKMMSKKEVEIRKMMVEGILSLQAGDSPTAIEAKLTVFISQTERNQMKAKTEEA
- the motB gene encoding flagellar motor protein MotB produces the protein MSRRKKHHDAHHEEHMDESWLIPYADILTLLLALFIVLFASAQVDQKKFDQMAYSFNAAFSGSPSVFDNNRAITPEVDASKPNQSTMDSATEQSHLKETVQLLEIKKQMDRYIQDNNLSGDLNTLLTDDGLMIRIKDSALFTSGSADLRPESLRLGEEIGKLLAPLSQKIVISGHTDNVPINTREFPSNWELSAKRSINFMKFLLSKESKLQPEKFSAIGYGEYRSLVPNDTIDGRAKNRRVEVLIMRNVKM